One part of the Mycosarcoma maydis chromosome 18, whole genome shotgun sequence genome encodes these proteins:
- a CDS encoding putative proteasome core particle subunit alpha 4, translating to MSYDRALTVFSPDGHLFQVEYALEAVRKGTCAVGVRGKDVVVLGVEKKSVLQLQDARTIRKTAMLDDHICLAFAGLTADARILIDKARTECQSHRLTVEDPVTVDYITRHVAAIQQKYTQSGGVRPFGISTLIIGFDANDSTPKLYQTEPSGMYSAWKANAIGRSSKTVREFLEKNYKDDLTKEQTIKLAIKSLLEVVQTGAKNIEIALMDAHASVTNVELAEIEKFVDQINAEKELDAERRRNRLAATAGAQASMS from the exons ATGTCGTATGATCGAG CGCTGACGGTATTTTCGCCGGACGGACACCTGTTCCAGGTAGAATACGCACTTGAGGCGGTTCGAAAAGGGACGTGCGCCGTAGGTGTTCGAGGCAAGGACGTTGTCGTACTTGGAGTCGAGAAGAAGTCGGTGTTGCAACTTCAAGATGCACGTACGATTCGCAAGACAgcgatgctcgacgatcaCATCTGCCTGGCGTTTGCCGGACTCACCGCCGACGCACGCATCTTGATCGACAAGGCGCGCACCGAATGCCAATCGCATCGTCTCACCGTCGAAGATCCGGTGACTGTCGACTATATCACGCGCCACGTCGCAGCCATCCAGCAAAAGTATACGCAGTCCGGTGGTGTACGTCCGTTTggcatctcgacgctcatCATTGGATTCGATGCAAACGACTCGACTCCGAAACTGTACCAGACCGAACCGAGCGGCATGTATTCCGCCTGGAAGGCCAACGCGATCGGTCGAAGCTCGAAAACCGTCCGCGAATTTCTCGAGAAGAACTACAAGGACGACCTCACCAAAGAGCAAACCATCAAACTCGCCATCAAGAGTCTGCTCGAGGTGGTTCAGACCGGTGCCAAGAACATCGAAATCGCGCTCATGGACGCACACGCTAGCGTCACAAATGTagagctcgccgagatcgaaaagTTTGTAGACCAGATCAATGCTGAAaaggagctcgatgccgagagGAGGAGAAACAGGCTAGCTGCCACTGCAGGTGCACAGGCCTCCATGTCTTGA